A window of the Canis lupus baileyi chromosome 8, mCanLup2.hap1, whole genome shotgun sequence genome harbors these coding sequences:
- the LOC140639162 gene encoding ubiquitin-conjugating enzyme E2 N-like, which produces MMGRDVNKTKVALLRRVLYKCRDQRPNLGSDKIAGLPHRIIKETQYLLAEPVPGIKAEPDESNARYECGHMNVVIAGPQDSPFEGGTFKLELFLPKEYLMAAPKVRFMTKIYYPNVDKWGRICLDILKDKWIRTVLLWIQALLSALNPDDPLANDIAEQWKTNKAHAIETARAWTRLYAMNNI; this is translated from the exons ATGATGGGAAGAgatgtaaacaaaacaaaggttGCCCTGTTACGCAG AGTACTCTACAAGTGTCGAGACCAGAGGCCAAACTTGGGATCTGACAAGATAGCCGGGCTGCCCCACAGGATTATCAAGGAAACCCAGTATTTGCTTGCAGAACCAGTTCCTGGCATTAAAGCAGAACCAGATGAGAGCAATGCCCGTTATGAATGTGGTCACATGAATGTGGTCATTGCTGGCCCCCAGGATTCCCCCTTTGAGGGAGGGACTTTTAAACTTGAACTATTCCTTCCAAAAGAATACCTGATGGCAGCCCCTAAAGTACGTTTCATGACCAAAATTTATTATCCTAATGTAGACAAGTGGGGAAGAATATgtttagatattttgaaagataagtgGATCCGCACAGTTCTGCTATGGATCCAGGCTTTGTTAAGTGCTCTCAATCCAGATGATCCATTAGCAAATGATATAGCGGAGCAGTGGAAGACCAACAAAGCCCACGCCATAGAAACAGCTAGAGCCTGGACCAGGCTATATGccatgaataatatttaa